From the genome of Latilactobacillus curvatus JCM 1096 = DSM 20019:
CACTTGCCTGCTTCAATCATTGCTGTTAATTCCGCTTTGGTCTTGGCATGGTGGCCATAGATTAAATAAGCACCTGGTTCAGCATCCAAAATATACCAACATTCCGTCTTACCGAGTTCGGTTGGACCTTCATGAGCAGCAGCATAAGCGTCATCTGGGTGCACTTGGACAGAAAGACTTGCTTCAGCATCCAAAATCTTAGTTAACAATGGGAATACTTTACCTTCTGCATTACCGAAATATTCGCGGTGGGTTGCCCATGCTTGATCTAATGTGAGCCCTTTTAATGGGCCATTTTCGATGGTACTAGGACCATGGGGATGGGCTGAAATGGCCCAACATTCACCAATATCGCCGTCTGGTAAATCATAATCGAAGGCTTCAGCTAATTTGCGACCACCCCAAATTTTTTCTTGAAAAACAGGTTTTAGAAATAAAGGTTCTGTCAATTCACTCACTCCTAATGCGCTTTATTTATCAATAGTCCCATTTTACCACAAATGTAAGCGGATAATACGCAAATTTGCGAATTTGACTAGGCTTTTGTTTCTAGGTGATTATCCGCTAAAAATTGTGCCACAATCGCATCTCGTCGTTCCAAAAAGACCGGATTATCAGCCGTTGGATGAATGCGATTACTCAGGACAATCAGCCCCGTTTGCCGCTTGCGATCCAATAGCATGAACGTGCCGGTAAAACCGGTGTGATAAATCAGTGGCTGGTGTTCTTGCGGCTCAAAGCGCAAATCCCAGCCCAGTGAGCGCCCGAGATGTTTTGGTGTCCAATCACGATAGAGACTCTTAACACTCGCCTGACTGATTGGTGGCTGTTCAACCTTCAACTGCCCTAATTGGAACTGGGCAAAGCGGACAACGTCTTTTAATGGGGCAAACAAGCCGGCTGCACCACTATGATTTTGTAAGATCGCACTTTTCGGATCGTGGACCGTGCCTTGGATTAAGCCGCGTTCGGCACTCAATTCAGTCGGGACCGCCAAACTTTTGTCCGGATTAAACGTACTGGCTTGCATACCGAGTGGGGTTAAAACGAGTTCTTGAATCAAATCCTGAATCGGTTTTTGATAGATGGCTTCAATCATCCAGCCCAAATACAACATACCAATGTCCGTGTAAACAACCTTTTCACCAAAATTTGGGCCGACCGTTAATTGCGTCAAAAGCGCCGTTTTTAATTCGGCAGCCGATAATTGATTCCGATTCGGAATGTAGCCTGTTAAACCGGACGTGTGCGTCAATAGATGCAAGACCGTCACCCGTCGATCTTTAAAGGCCGGCAACAAACTATGCACTTTTGTTCGTAAAGAAAGCCGCCCTTTTTCCAATAGCCGTAAAATAATGGTCGTCGTCCCAATCACTTTCGTTAATGACGCTAAATCATACAACTGATCAGCTTTTAACGGCACTTTTTGGGGCACTAATTCGGCCTGCCCGATTACATTAGTCATCACTTCAGGGCCTTCGATGATGGCATAAGAAACACCAGGGACAATCCCTTCATCAACTAGCGCTTCAATTTGCCGGATGGTTTGTTCAAATCGCATGTTAAATTCCTCCTACTACATCAATATCACTAGTATACGCCAAACACGGACAAAAATAAGGCCGCAGATTTTATCTGCGGCCTTATTTGCGTCATTCATGATTAAATTTTAACGTTGCCTGAGAATTGACTATTGTACAAGTCAGCGTAGAAACCATCTTGTGCCATCAAACTATCATGGGTCCCGGTTTCAATAATCGAACCGTGATTCATCACGATGATGTTATCGGCATCGCGAATCGTCGATAAACGATGGGCAACCACGAAACTGGTCCGATTTTGCAACAAGCGTTCCATGGCGTGTTGAATATGAATTTCAGTCCGTGTATCCACTGAACTGGTTGCTTCATCCAAGATCAAAATCTCTGGATCGGCAACAAAGGCCCGCGCAATCGTCAATAATTGGCGTTGACCTTGGGAGATATTCGAAGCTTCTTCATTCAAGACCGTCTCATAGCCATCAGGTAATTGACGGACAAAACCGTCAACGTGCGCTGCTTTGGCGGCTGCTAAAATGGCTTCATCTGAAGCATCAGCGTTCCCATATTTCAAATTATCCCAAATCGTTCCAGTAAATAACCAAGTATCTTGTAAAACCATCGCGAAGTGACGCCGTAATTGTTCCCGAGTCATATCGCGCGTATCGACACCTTTAAGCTTGATTGAACCGCCACTCACGTCGTAGAAGCGTTCCAACAAGTTAATGATGGTTGTTTTACCAGCACCTGTTGGGCCGACAATCGCAATCATTTGACCTGGTTTGACTTGCAAGTTGTAATCCTTCATCAAGATATCTTTACCTTGATAACCGAATTCGACATGTTCTAATTCAAGTAGATTTTGGTCATCAACAATCGCTGGCACTTCTGATGGGTCGTCACTCATGTCATCTTCATCTAAGACTTCAAAGACCCGTTCAGCTGAGGCAATCGTTGATTGGATTGTATTCGCTAAGTTGGCCAATTGCGTGATTGGTTGTGAGAATTGTTGCGTATATTGCATGAACGCTTGCATATCCCCTAAAGTAACTTGGCCGTGAGAAACACGAATCCCCCCAACAATTGCTACGAAGACGTAACCAATGTTATTGACGAACGTCATTAACGGCATGATGACCCCAGAAATAAATTGTGCCTTCCAAGCTGCTTTATAGAGTAATGCATTTTGTTCTTCAAAGGCATCAATTGTGACTTGTTCGCGGTTGAAGGTCTTTAAGACCACTTGACCAGAGAAATTTTCTTCAATTTGGTTGTTCAACAACCCCAAACTTTTTTGTTGCGCTGCGAAGAATTTCTGTGATTTCGGTGCGACAATCCCGACGACGACTAAACTGAGTGGAATCGTGACTAAGGCAATTAAAGTCAATTGCCAACTAATCGAGAGCATCATCCACATAACGCCAATAAATGTCACAGCACTGGTTACCATTTGCGTTAAACTTTGTTGCAAGGTACTTGCAATGTTGTCCATATCATTAATCGCACGACTCATGATATCGCCGTTTGAGTGTGTGTCGTAGTAATTAATCGGTACCCGTTGCATCTTGTCTTTTAATTCTTTCCGTAATTCATAGACGGTTTGTTGGGAAATCCGCGTCATGATGAATTGTTGTAAGAAACTGAAAACCGCTGATGCTAAGTACATCAAAATCACCGTCATAATAATGTGTTGAA
Proteins encoded in this window:
- a CDS encoding serine hydrolase domain-containing protein, with translation MRFEQTIRQIEALVDEGIVPGVSYAIIEGPEVMTNVIGQAELVPQKVPLKADQLYDLASLTKVIGTTTIILRLLEKGRLSLRTKVHSLLPAFKDRRVTVLHLLTHTSGLTGYIPNRNQLSAAELKTALLTQLTVGPNFGEKVVYTDIGMLYLGWMIEAIYQKPIQDLIQELVLTPLGMQASTFNPDKSLAVPTELSAERGLIQGTVHDPKSAILQNHSGAAGLFAPLKDVVRFAQFQLGQLKVEQPPISQASVKSLYRDWTPKHLGRSLGWDLRFEPQEHQPLIYHTGFTGTFMLLDRKRQTGLIVLSNRIHPTADNPVFLERRDAIVAQFLADNHLETKA
- a CDS encoding ABC transporter ATP-binding protein; this translates as MAEKTTTNRPQGGHGPGRGMGGVVEKPKNFWGTTKRLLTYMSSRLIGLVIVLALAIISVIFQIRTPKVLGQATTEIFKGVMKGNAMQKAGMPMNGLPIDFDKIQHIIMTVILMYLASAVFSFLQQFIMTRISQQTVYELRKELKDKMQRVPINYYDTHSNGDIMSRAINDMDNIASTLQQSLTQMVTSAVTFIGVMWMMLSISWQLTLIALVTIPLSLVVVGIVAPKSQKFFAAQQKSLGLLNNQIEENFSGQVVLKTFNREQVTIDAFEEQNALLYKAAWKAQFISGVIMPLMTFVNNIGYVFVAIVGGIRVSHGQVTLGDMQAFMQYTQQFSQPITQLANLANTIQSTIASAERVFEVLDEDDMSDDPSEVPAIVDDQNLLELEHVEFGYQGKDILMKDYNLQVKPGQMIAIVGPTGAGKTTIINLLERFYDVSGGSIKLKGVDTRDMTREQLRRHFAMVLQDTWLFTGTIWDNLKYGNADASDEAILAAAKAAHVDGFVRQLPDGYETVLNEEASNISQGQRQLLTIARAFVADPEILILDEATSSVDTRTEIHIQHAMERLLQNRTSFVVAHRLSTIRDADNIIVMNHGSIIETGTHDSLMAQDGFYADLYNSQFSGNVKI